From the genome of Acidobacteriota bacterium:
CCGCCGCAACTCGGGCTTTGGTCAACAATAATGCCGTTGGGAGTCGAGATCAGCAGTTGCTTGCGAGTGTGACGTTTCTTCTTGCCGGAGTAGTCACTCTTGCGTTTCTCTTTATCTTTGGGTTTGCGCTTGGGCTGTTCGACACCATCAATGATAAAGGTGAGTTCAGGATAAGCCTGTTTGAATTCTTCAATCGAGCCGATGCGTTTTTTGCGGCGCTGCTGTTCGGCTTTGGCTAAAGAGAGGATGCGTTTTTTGGCTCGTTCAGGAGTCGGCAGCACGGCTTCAAAAACGGCTTTCATCAGTTGAATGTTGCGACAGATGAGACTTTTGTTGGCGGCGTGGAAGAAGAGCGTCATAAAGTCTTGGGTGAGATAGAGGCGATAATAGAGCAAGAGCATCAACAATTGATTGGCCAGGTCGTTATTGAAGGAGCGACCGCCGCCGATTTGCCGTTGCCGCTGAGAATTGCTACGAACCGTGCGTTTTTTGCGTTGCTGTTGAAGTTTAAGAAAAGCGGCTTCAAACTGCGGCATGAGTTCCTGAAAGGCGTGAATCGTCATGCCTGTAGTAGATAAAAAGATTCTCGGTTTGTGAGCCAGTTTGCTGTAAAAGTCCATCGTTGATTTTTCTCAAATTCACTCTGGCTTTTGCAAGCCTCTATTACGCAACAGGTTTAATGTATGCTATAGCTTTAAAGAAAATGTTTTCCTGAGAAATAAGAGTGTACGGCTAAACGCTTAGGCGGCAAAGCCGAACAATGCCAATATCTCCTTCGGGGCATTGGCAAATTTCACCAACGCTTGTTCGAC
Proteins encoded in this window:
- a CDS encoding transposase family protein; translation: MDFYSKLAHKPRIFLSTTGMTIHAFQELMPQFEAAFLKLQQQRKKRTVRSNSQRQRQIGGGRSFNNDLANQLLMLLLYYRLYLTQDFMTLFFHAANKSLICRNIQLMKAVFEAVLPTPERAKKRILSLAKAEQQRRKKRIGSIEEFKQAYPELTFIIDGVEQPKRKPKDKEKRKSDYSGKKKRHTRKQLLISTPNGIIVDQSPSCGGRTHDFQAFKADQDKRQPCKEFTEHRVSLYGDSGFQGMQEIDLGVEVRLIQRARRNHPLTREEKKLNQLRSSTRVKVEHTIGRRKKYRIAAEEYRNRDGDYDQTMNIVAGLVNLRAYERVFQTTGVQM